From Anopheles darlingi chromosome 2, idAnoDarlMG_H_01, whole genome shotgun sequence, the proteins below share one genomic window:
- the LOC125950961 gene encoding serine/threonine-protein kinase Tao isoform X1, whose product MRPGSLKDPEIAELFNKHDPEKIFEDLREIGHGSFGAVYYAKCNLTPEIVAIKKMSYMGKQSMEKWQDILKEIRFLRQLNHPNTIEYKGCYLHENTAWLVMEYCVGSASDIIEVHKRPLKEEEISAICDGVLRGLSYLHGLGRIHRDIKAGNILLTEQGIVKLADFGSAAIKCPANSFVGTPYWMAPEVILAMDEGQYDGKVDVWSLGITCIELAERKPPYFNMNAMSALYHIAQNDAPSLQAQEWSDMFRNFVDYCLQKSPLDRPTSTQLLKHNFMTRPRSPAVLIDLIARTKAAVRELDNLNYRKMKKILMVDCETESNIGDPEDTPDEQIGGDSSKSNSITSEHSLPSVDQQVPQYGGGGPGSSGLRMSRNAQNPRSGMPPSIHNNNSSSGGGARESMLSNLGMSGIGGGSGGSSGGSGLLMAGGSGSRGPGGSGTNDGSGSGLMASNSSSGGGGSMGYQHHSQNSSSSPASGPSHHHHHHPPPTPPNHNHMPQGVSNAVAEHGANNFATIRTTSIVTKQQKEHMQEEMHEQMSGYKRMRREHQAALVKLEEKCKVEMEQHKTALDKEYDLLLHNFTRELDKQSAKHQQEIVRRVKQNDAAEKKLHKEISTRQDGDRKAFEIHRKKEYKANKERWKRELSMDDSTPKRQRDATLQTQKDNLKQAEAQEEQRLLRVQKNYIELEMRKFRRKKMVLLQDLENQLLRDELSKKQQQLEQAHAMLIKHHEKTQDLEYRQQKSVHALREEQISKQHESELRNQKEYMDRAERELLRRHALELKQQPKSLKQKELQIRKQFRETCKTQTIQYKALKRQILQTTPRDEQKAVIKQLKEEQHRKLTLLGDQYEQSIADMLQKQSLRLDESQEVECHQLRDRLQYELDILTAYQSKNRMQAQAQRDRERKELEDRVSVRRALLESKMETELQQFNQERAERIRQLKEKHDKQLESFDEESARMGFSALALAEASKETYPDEEGSLSGSMLSLAHSNSSTSFPAGSL is encoded by the exons ATGAGACCAGGCAGCCTGAAGGATCCGGAGATAGCGGAACTGTTCAACAAACATGATCCGGAGAAGATTTTTGAAGATCTGCGCGAGATCGGGCACGGCTCCTTCGGGGCCGTTTACTACGCGAAATGCAACCTCACGCCCGAGATCGTCGCGATCAAGAAGATGTCGTACATGGGGAAGCAGAGCATGGAAAAGTGGCAGGATATCCTGAAAGAGATCCGGTTCCTGCGCCAGCTCAACCACCCCAACACGATCGAGTACAAGGGTTGCTATTTGCACGAGAACACGGCATGGCTGGTGATGGAGTACTGCGTCGGTTCCGCGTCGGACATCATCGAGGTGCACAAGCGACccctgaaggaggaggaaatctCCGCCATCTGCGACGGTGTGCTGCGCGGCTTAAGCTATCTGCACGGCCTTGGACGTATTCATCG CGATATCAAGGCGGGTAACATTCTGCTGACCGAGCAAGGTATCGTGAAGCTGGCCGACTTTGGTAGCGCGGCAATCAAATGCCCGGCCAACAGTTTCGTCGGTACACCGTACTGGATGGCACCGGAGGTGATTTTGGCCATGGACGAGGGTCAGTACGATGGCAAGGTGGACGTGTGGTCGCTCGGAATCACCTGTATTGAGCTGGCCGAACGGAAACCGCCGTACTTCAACATGAATGCCATGTCGGCGCTGTACCACATCGCCCAGAACGATGCCCCGTCGCTGCAGGCCCAGGAGTGGTCGGATATGTTTCGTAATTTCGTCGATTACTGTCTGCAAAAGTCGCCCCTCGATCGACCGACCTCGACGCAGTTGCTGAAGCATAACTTCATGACACGGCCACGGTCACCGGCAGTACTGATCGATCTGATCGCTCG AACGAAGGCCGCGGTACGCGAACTAGACAATCTGAATTATCGCAAGATGAAGAAAATCTTGATGGTGGATTGTGAAACGGAGAGCAATATCGGCGATCCGGAGGATACACCCGACGAGCAGATTGGTGGCGATAGTAGCAAGAGCAACAGTATCACCTCGGAGCACTCGCTGCCATCGGTGGATCAGCAGGTGCCACAGTATGGTGGAGGTGGCCCCGGTTCGAGCGGCCTGCGAATGTCCAGGAACGCTCAAAATCCGCGTTCAGGCATGCCACCTTCGATTCACAACAATAATTCatcgtctggtggtggagcgAGGGAAAGTATGTTATCGAATCTGGGGATGAGTGGTATAggaggtggtagtggaggATCCTCCGGGGGCAGTGGTCTCCTGATGGCTGGTGGAAGCGGATCAAGAGGACCTGGTGGCAGCGGTACCAATGATGGATCTGGCAGTGGGCTTATGGcgtccaacagcagcagtggtggtggtggtagtatgGGTTACCAGCATCACTCCCAAAATTCCTCCTCTAGTCCCGCGAGCGGCccatcgcaccatcatcatcatcatccgccgcCGACACCACCCAACCACAATCACATGCCGCAGGGTGTATCGAATGCGGTCGCCGAACACGGTGCCAATAACTTTGCCACGATCCGCACCACGAGCATCGTGACGAAGCAACAAAAGGAACACATGCAG GAGGAAATGCATGAGCAAATGTCTGGCTACAAGCGTATGCGAAGAGAACATCAGGCTGCTCTTGTGAAGCTGGAGGAGAAGTGCAAGGTGGAGATGGAGCAGCACAAGACGGCTCTGGATAAGGAGTACGATCTGTTGCTGCATAATTTCACGCGAGAACTGGACAAGCAATCG GCAAAACATCAGCAGGAGATTGTGCGAAGGGTGAAGCAGAATGATGCGGCCGAAAAGAAATTGCATAAGGAAATATCGACCCGCCAGGACGGTGACCGCAAGGCGTTCGAGATACATCGAAAGAAGGAATACAAGGCCAACAAGGAACGATGGAAACGGGAACTGTCCATGGACGATTCGACACCCAAACGCCAGCGAGACGCGACATTGCA GACGCAAAAGGACAACCTCAAGCAGGCGGAAGCCCAAGAGGAACAGCGGCTGCTGCGGGTACAGAAGAACTACATCGAACTGGAGATGCGAAAGTTCCGCAGGAAAAAGATGGTGCTGTTGCAAGATCTAGAAAATCAATTGCTGCGAGAT GAGCTCAgcaagaagcaacagcagctggagcaAGCGCACGCCATGCTCATAAAACACCACGAAAAAACCCAAGATCTCGAGTATCGCCAGCAGAAGAGTGTCCATGCATTGCGGGAGGAGCAG ATATCAAAACAACACGAGAGTGAACTGCGAAACCAGAAGGAGTATATGGACAGGGCCGAGCGAGAGCTGTTGCGACGACATGCACTCGAATTAAAACAGCAACCAAAGAGCCTGAAG CAAAAAGAACTCCAGATTAGGAAACAGTTCCGGGAGACGTGTAAAACACAAACGATCCAGTATAAGGCACTGAAGCGACAGATTCTGCAGACGACACCGAGGGACGAACAAAAGGCTGTGATAAAGCAACTAAAGGAAGAGCAACATCGGAAGTTAACATTACTAGGTGATCAG TATGAACAAAGTATTGCCGATATGCTGCAGAAACAGAGCCTGCGTTTGGACGAGAGCCAGGAGGTCGAGTGTCATCAGCTGCGCGACCGGTTACAGTATGAGCTGGACATACTGACCGCTTACCAGAGCAAGAATCGAATGCAGGCGCAAGcacaacgcgatcgcgaacgaaaGGAGCTGGAAGATCGCGTAAGCGTGCGTCGCGCTCTGCTGGAGAGCAAG ATGGAAACTGAACTGCAACAGTTCAACCAGGAACGTGCGGAACGGATCCGCCAGCTGAAGGAGAAGCATGACAAGCAGCTCGAGTCATTCGATGAAGAGTCCGCTCGCATGGGCTTCAG CGCGCTAGCCTTAGCAGAAGCATCGAAGGAAACGTACCCGGATGAGGAGGGCAGCTTGTCCGGTTCGATGCTGAGCCTGGCACATAGCAACAGCTCCACCAGTTTCCCAGCCGGATCCCTATAG
- the LOC125950961 gene encoding serine/threonine-protein kinase Tao isoform X2 translates to MRPGSLKDPEIAELFNKHDPEKIFEDLREIGHGSFGAVYYAKCNLTPEIVAIKKMSYMGKQSMEKWQDILKEIRFLRQLNHPNTIEYKGCYLHENTAWLVMEYCVGSASDIIEVHKRPLKEEEISAICDGVLRGLSYLHGLGRIHRDIKAGNILLTEQGIVKLADFGSAAIKCPANSFVGTPYWMAPEVILAMDEGQYDGKVDVWSLGITCIELAERKPPYFNMNAMSALYHIAQNDAPSLQAQEWSDMFRNFVDYCLQKSPLDRPTSTQLLKHNFMTRPRSPAVLIDLIARTKAAVRELDNLNYRKMKKILMVDCETESNIGDPEDTPDEQIGGDSSKSNSITSEHSLPSVDQQVPQYGGGGPGSSGLRMSRNAQNPRSGMPPSIHNNNSSSGGGARESMLSNLGMSGIGGGSGGSSGGSGLLMAGGSGSRGPGGSGTNDGSGSGLMASNSSSGGGGSMGYQHHSQNSSSSPASGPSHHHHHHPPPTPPNHNHMPQGVSNAVAEHGANNFATIRTTSIVTKQQKEHMQEMHEQMSGYKRMRREHQAALVKLEEKCKVEMEQHKTALDKEYDLLLHNFTRELDKQSAKHQQEIVRRVKQNDAAEKKLHKEISTRQDGDRKAFEIHRKKEYKANKERWKRELSMDDSTPKRQRDATLQTQKDNLKQAEAQEEQRLLRVQKNYIELEMRKFRRKKMVLLQDLENQLLRDELSKKQQQLEQAHAMLIKHHEKTQDLEYRQQKSVHALREEQISKQHESELRNQKEYMDRAERELLRRHALELKQQPKSLKQKELQIRKQFRETCKTQTIQYKALKRQILQTTPRDEQKAVIKQLKEEQHRKLTLLGDQYEQSIADMLQKQSLRLDESQEVECHQLRDRLQYELDILTAYQSKNRMQAQAQRDRERKELEDRVSVRRALLESKMETELQQFNQERAERIRQLKEKHDKQLESFDEESARMGFSALALAEASKETYPDEEGSLSGSMLSLAHSNSSTSFPAGSL, encoded by the exons ATGAGACCAGGCAGCCTGAAGGATCCGGAGATAGCGGAACTGTTCAACAAACATGATCCGGAGAAGATTTTTGAAGATCTGCGCGAGATCGGGCACGGCTCCTTCGGGGCCGTTTACTACGCGAAATGCAACCTCACGCCCGAGATCGTCGCGATCAAGAAGATGTCGTACATGGGGAAGCAGAGCATGGAAAAGTGGCAGGATATCCTGAAAGAGATCCGGTTCCTGCGCCAGCTCAACCACCCCAACACGATCGAGTACAAGGGTTGCTATTTGCACGAGAACACGGCATGGCTGGTGATGGAGTACTGCGTCGGTTCCGCGTCGGACATCATCGAGGTGCACAAGCGACccctgaaggaggaggaaatctCCGCCATCTGCGACGGTGTGCTGCGCGGCTTAAGCTATCTGCACGGCCTTGGACGTATTCATCG CGATATCAAGGCGGGTAACATTCTGCTGACCGAGCAAGGTATCGTGAAGCTGGCCGACTTTGGTAGCGCGGCAATCAAATGCCCGGCCAACAGTTTCGTCGGTACACCGTACTGGATGGCACCGGAGGTGATTTTGGCCATGGACGAGGGTCAGTACGATGGCAAGGTGGACGTGTGGTCGCTCGGAATCACCTGTATTGAGCTGGCCGAACGGAAACCGCCGTACTTCAACATGAATGCCATGTCGGCGCTGTACCACATCGCCCAGAACGATGCCCCGTCGCTGCAGGCCCAGGAGTGGTCGGATATGTTTCGTAATTTCGTCGATTACTGTCTGCAAAAGTCGCCCCTCGATCGACCGACCTCGACGCAGTTGCTGAAGCATAACTTCATGACACGGCCACGGTCACCGGCAGTACTGATCGATCTGATCGCTCG AACGAAGGCCGCGGTACGCGAACTAGACAATCTGAATTATCGCAAGATGAAGAAAATCTTGATGGTGGATTGTGAAACGGAGAGCAATATCGGCGATCCGGAGGATACACCCGACGAGCAGATTGGTGGCGATAGTAGCAAGAGCAACAGTATCACCTCGGAGCACTCGCTGCCATCGGTGGATCAGCAGGTGCCACAGTATGGTGGAGGTGGCCCCGGTTCGAGCGGCCTGCGAATGTCCAGGAACGCTCAAAATCCGCGTTCAGGCATGCCACCTTCGATTCACAACAATAATTCatcgtctggtggtggagcgAGGGAAAGTATGTTATCGAATCTGGGGATGAGTGGTATAggaggtggtagtggaggATCCTCCGGGGGCAGTGGTCTCCTGATGGCTGGTGGAAGCGGATCAAGAGGACCTGGTGGCAGCGGTACCAATGATGGATCTGGCAGTGGGCTTATGGcgtccaacagcagcagtggtggtggtggtagtatgGGTTACCAGCATCACTCCCAAAATTCCTCCTCTAGTCCCGCGAGCGGCccatcgcaccatcatcatcatcatccgccgcCGACACCACCCAACCACAATCACATGCCGCAGGGTGTATCGAATGCGGTCGCCGAACACGGTGCCAATAACTTTGCCACGATCCGCACCACGAGCATCGTGACGAAGCAACAAAAGGAACACATGCAG GAAATGCATGAGCAAATGTCTGGCTACAAGCGTATGCGAAGAGAACATCAGGCTGCTCTTGTGAAGCTGGAGGAGAAGTGCAAGGTGGAGATGGAGCAGCACAAGACGGCTCTGGATAAGGAGTACGATCTGTTGCTGCATAATTTCACGCGAGAACTGGACAAGCAATCG GCAAAACATCAGCAGGAGATTGTGCGAAGGGTGAAGCAGAATGATGCGGCCGAAAAGAAATTGCATAAGGAAATATCGACCCGCCAGGACGGTGACCGCAAGGCGTTCGAGATACATCGAAAGAAGGAATACAAGGCCAACAAGGAACGATGGAAACGGGAACTGTCCATGGACGATTCGACACCCAAACGCCAGCGAGACGCGACATTGCA GACGCAAAAGGACAACCTCAAGCAGGCGGAAGCCCAAGAGGAACAGCGGCTGCTGCGGGTACAGAAGAACTACATCGAACTGGAGATGCGAAAGTTCCGCAGGAAAAAGATGGTGCTGTTGCAAGATCTAGAAAATCAATTGCTGCGAGAT GAGCTCAgcaagaagcaacagcagctggagcaAGCGCACGCCATGCTCATAAAACACCACGAAAAAACCCAAGATCTCGAGTATCGCCAGCAGAAGAGTGTCCATGCATTGCGGGAGGAGCAG ATATCAAAACAACACGAGAGTGAACTGCGAAACCAGAAGGAGTATATGGACAGGGCCGAGCGAGAGCTGTTGCGACGACATGCACTCGAATTAAAACAGCAACCAAAGAGCCTGAAG CAAAAAGAACTCCAGATTAGGAAACAGTTCCGGGAGACGTGTAAAACACAAACGATCCAGTATAAGGCACTGAAGCGACAGATTCTGCAGACGACACCGAGGGACGAACAAAAGGCTGTGATAAAGCAACTAAAGGAAGAGCAACATCGGAAGTTAACATTACTAGGTGATCAG TATGAACAAAGTATTGCCGATATGCTGCAGAAACAGAGCCTGCGTTTGGACGAGAGCCAGGAGGTCGAGTGTCATCAGCTGCGCGACCGGTTACAGTATGAGCTGGACATACTGACCGCTTACCAGAGCAAGAATCGAATGCAGGCGCAAGcacaacgcgatcgcgaacgaaaGGAGCTGGAAGATCGCGTAAGCGTGCGTCGCGCTCTGCTGGAGAGCAAG ATGGAAACTGAACTGCAACAGTTCAACCAGGAACGTGCGGAACGGATCCGCCAGCTGAAGGAGAAGCATGACAAGCAGCTCGAGTCATTCGATGAAGAGTCCGCTCGCATGGGCTTCAG CGCGCTAGCCTTAGCAGAAGCATCGAAGGAAACGTACCCGGATGAGGAGGGCAGCTTGTCCGGTTCGATGCTGAGCCTGGCACATAGCAACAGCTCCACCAGTTTCCCAGCCGGATCCCTATAG
- the LOC125952691 gene encoding protein NipSnap — MSLASTIRGCTRTVFLRQQPIRTLSTSGTLLRDGSESSWLSKLLVRKIEPTKESHSRMLSDKYDIYELHTHNVRPDSVGKYLENYKNTVQIVQSKQNLSMELIGSWNVEVGDLDQCLHLWRYTGGFEMVDQAKRELTNDKSYVQLMQERGTFLRSRHLQYLLAFSYWPQLKLREGKNIYEIRSYRLKPGTMIEWGNNWARAINYRQNNDEAFAGYFSQIGRLYNVHHIWCYKDLQGRKETRESAWRSPGWDECVAYTVPLIREMHCRILAPTEFSPTQ, encoded by the exons ATGTCTCTCGCCTCCACAATCCGCGGCTGCACCCGCACCGTATTCCTACGCCAGCAACCCATTAG GACACTGTCGACGAGCGGCACCCTGTTGCGGGATGGATCGGAATCTTCCTGGCTCAGCAAGCTGCTGGTCCGGAAGATTGAACCCACCAAGGAATCGCACAGTCGCATGCTGAGCGATAAGTATGACATCTACGAACTGCATACGCACAATGTTCGGCCGGATTCGGTGGGCAAATACCTGGAAAACTA CAAAAATACGGTGCAGATCgtacaatcgaaacaaaacctGTCCATGGAACTGATAGGCTCTTGGAACGTGGAGGTCGGCGATCTGGATCAGTGTCTGCACCTGTGGCGCTATACCGGCGGATTCGAGATGGTGGATCAGGCAAAGCGTGAGCTCACCAACGATAAG TCCTACGTGCAGCTCATGCAGGAACGGGGCACCTTTCTGCGCTCCCGGCATCTGCAATATCTACTAGCGTTCAGCTACTGGCCCCAGTTGAAGCTACGCGAGGGCAAGAACATCTACGAGATCCGTTCCTATCGCCTGAAACCGGGCACGATGATCGAGTGGGGCAACAACTGGGCTCGAGCAATCAACTATCGCCAGAACAACGATGAAGCGTTCGCTGGTTACTTCTCGCAGATCGGTCGCCTTTACAATGTGCATCACATTTGGT GTTACAAGGACTTGCAGGGCCGTAAGGAGACACGTGAATCAGCCTGGCGATCTCCCGGATGGGATGAGTGCGTTGCCTATACCGTGCCTCTGATCCGTGAGATGCACTGCCGCATACTAGCCCCGACGGAATTCTCTCCCACCCAGTAA
- the LOC125952690 gene encoding probable ATP-dependent RNA helicase DDX28 has translation MFQLSRIFRISLVCRTHFSTAVRPATSTAPIPIVTCKRQQFNLYLHELPSDAERLKLGSVPLATDGWRHRKSSGDYFIIHPAQKAHETYGLSERTFQQLGIRDALVSNLNRQHVFSPTHYQVEGIQTVLDGGHTLLAAETGCGKTYTYLLPVMEQILRRKLNEKEREFNTPLMLIITPGRELAQQIGKVATELGEGLNIKVRVILGGRTKQHMLNPSFEDVDILVASFGAVSKLVTSGIYRMEEVRFVALDEADTLLDDSFNEKLVHLMRRFPFHKNHLQDLGENVQGTQLILAAATMPANMDEQLSKLVNVATIEQVTSPNLHRLMGHVTQRFMRVRKTDRPEILLNLVQQDQKRRIPTIIFSNKTPACDFVSLFLNDNGCPCVNLNGDMIVKLRLGQFEKFQQGEVNVLSTTDVASRGLNTVRAAHVINFDFPLYTADYIHRAGRIGRIGSRNDCLVTNLISSQAEIASVQRLEHAARTTNVLRNVDANVKGIIRRTIQKHIDAAAKLEM, from the coding sequence ATGTTCCAACTTTCCCGGATATTCCGGATATCTCTCGTTTGCCGGACACATTTTTCGACGGCAGtacgaccagcgaccagcaccGCCCCGATACCGATAGTGACCTGTAAAAGGCAGCAGTTCAACCTCTACCTGCACGAGCTGCCATCCGATGCGGAACGACTCAAGCTCGGCTCGGTTCCGCTGGCGACCGACGGCTGGCGGCACCGGAAGTCCAGCGGAGATTACTTCATCATCCATCCGGCACAGAAAGCACACGAGACCTACGGTTTGAGTGAGCGCACGTTCCAGCAACTGGGCATCCGAGATGCGCTGGTGAGCAATTTAAACCGACAGCACGTGTTCTCGCCAACCCACTATCAGGTAGAGGGCATTCAGACGGTCCTGGATGGCGGTCACACGTTGCTGGCCGCCGAGACGGGATGTGGCAAAACCTACACGTACCTGCTCCCGGTGATGGAGCAAATATTGCGCCGGAAACTGAACGAAAAAGAGCGTGAATTCAATACCCCACTCATGCTGATCATCACACCGGGAAGGGAACTGGCGCAGCAGATCGGTAAAGTGGCGACGGAGCTGGGAGAAGGTCTGAACATCAAGGTGCGCGTTATCCTCGGCGGACGTACAAAACAGCACATGCTAAACCCATCGTTTGAGGACGTGGACATACTGGTGGCAAGCTTCGGTGCGGTCAGTAAGCTCGTAACCAGCGGTATCTATCGCATGGAGGAGGTGCGGTTCGTGGCTCTGGATGAAGCCGATACACTACTGGATGATAGCTTCAATGAAAAGCTGGTGCACTTGATGCGACGATTCCCGTTTCACAAGAACCACCTACAGGATTTAGGAGAGAACGTGCAGGGAACACAGCTTATCCTCGCCGCGGCCACCATGCCGGCAAATATGGACGAGCAGCTGTCGAAGCTGGTGAATGTGGCCACTATCGAGCAGGTGACGAGCCCGAACCTGCACCGCTTGATGGGCCACGTAACGCAACGGTTTATGCGCGTTCGCAAAACCGATCGGCCGGAGATTCTGCTTAATCTTGTGCAGCAGGACCAGAAGCGCCGGATACCGACGATCATTTTCAGCAACAAAACACCTGCCTGTGACTTTGTGTCGCTCTTCCTCAATGATAATGGATGCCCCTGTGTGAATCTGAACGGCGACATGATCGTGAAGCTGCGCTTGGGACAGTTTGAAAAGTTCCAGCAAGGTGAAGTGAATGTGTTATCCACGACGGATGTCGCTAGTAGAGGGCTGAACACGGTCCGTGCTGCTCATGTAATTAACTTCGACTTTCCACTGTACACCGCCGACTATATTCATCGTGCGGGGCGAATAGGAAGGATCGGCAGCCGGAATGATTGTTTGGTAACGAATTTGATATCAAGTCAGGCAGAGATTGCATCAGTTCAGCGGCTGGAACATGCGGCACGGACCACGAACGTGCTGCGAAACGTGGATGCGAACGTTAAAGGCATCATTCGGCGAACGATTCAAAAGCATATTGATGCCGCCGCGAAGTTGGAAATGTAA